In the Elioraea tepida genome, one interval contains:
- the folE gene encoding GTP cyclohydrolase I FolE, whose translation MNIHAPAALSAASVSRPRPTREEAEAAVRTLLLWAGDDPDREGLVDTPARVVRAYEEFFAGYEIDPVELLARTFEETDGYDEMVLLRDIRLESHCEHHMVPIIGRAHVAYLPHKRVVGISKLARVVEAYAKRLQIQEKLTAQIANTINDVLQPKGVAVVIEAAHQCMTTRGIHKPGVSMVTSRMLGAFRDDPATRREFLAMISMGGTSARTASEA comes from the coding sequence ATGAACATCCACGCACCCGCAGCCCTCTCCGCCGCCTCTGTCAGCCGCCCGCGCCCGACGCGCGAGGAGGCAGAAGCCGCCGTCCGCACCCTGCTGCTCTGGGCAGGCGACGACCCCGATCGCGAGGGCCTCGTCGACACGCCCGCGCGCGTGGTCCGCGCCTACGAGGAGTTCTTCGCGGGCTACGAGATCGACCCGGTCGAGCTCCTCGCCCGGACCTTCGAGGAGACCGACGGCTACGACGAGATGGTTCTCCTGCGCGACATCCGGCTCGAGAGCCATTGCGAGCACCACATGGTGCCGATCATCGGCCGAGCGCATGTCGCCTACCTGCCGCACAAGCGCGTCGTCGGCATTTCGAAGCTCGCCCGCGTCGTTGAGGCCTATGCGAAGCGGCTGCAGATCCAGGAGAAGCTGACGGCGCAGATCGCCAACACGATCAATGACGTGCTGCAGCCGAAGGGGGTTGCCGTGGTGATCGAGGCCGCACACCAGTGCATGACGACGCGCGGCATCCACAAGCCGGGCGTGTCGATGGTGACAAGCCGCATGCTCGGGGCTTTCCGTGACGACCCGGCCACGCGGCGCGAGTTCTTGGCGATGATCTCGATGGGCGGAACCTCCGCACGCACCGCCTCGGAGGCCTGA
- a CDS encoding endonuclease/exonuclease/phosphatase family protein gives MPTRIAAFNVENLFARAKALNADRPDAHTDILEAHAALNRLIDRVTYTDPVKAEMLRHLGTLGLLWSDTAEFARLRRIRWKLIHRPRNSSTPEIVASGRADWIGWCELVVEPVNALAMQHTALVIKEVAADILAIVEAESRPVLTAFQEQMLGAVGVTREEAYRRVMLIDGNDRRGIDVGLATRSGYPISAIRSHVDDRGPNGEPIFSRDCPEYTVSTPSGETLVVLPNHFKSKFSGNSCASRDKRRLQARTAAGIYRRLCSEGHENVVVLGDLNDTADSEELAPLFCDTDLVDAALHPAFTEVEFRGRSGRGLGTFGLGNDSDRIDYILLSPALSRRMVRGGICRKGAWPGARPKRWTVFPTLTETVHAASDHHAIWVDLDL, from the coding sequence ATGCCGACCCGGATCGCCGCCTTCAACGTCGAGAACCTGTTCGCTCGCGCAAAGGCGCTGAACGCCGACCGTCCGGACGCGCACACTGACATCCTCGAGGCGCACGCTGCGTTGAACCGGCTGATCGACCGCGTGACCTACACCGATCCGGTCAAGGCCGAGATGCTCCGCCACCTCGGCACGCTTGGCCTGCTTTGGAGCGACACGGCCGAGTTCGCGCGGCTGCGCCGGATCAGGTGGAAACTGATCCATCGCCCCCGCAACAGCAGTACCCCCGAGATCGTCGCCTCCGGCCGCGCCGACTGGATCGGCTGGTGCGAGCTCGTCGTCGAGCCGGTGAATGCGCTCGCGATGCAGCACACCGCGCTTGTCATCAAGGAGGTCGCCGCCGACATCCTCGCCATCGTCGAGGCGGAGAGCCGGCCGGTCCTGACCGCTTTCCAGGAGCAGATGCTCGGCGCCGTCGGCGTCACGCGGGAGGAGGCCTACCGGCGCGTGATGCTGATCGACGGCAATGACCGGCGGGGGATCGATGTCGGCCTCGCCACGCGCTCCGGCTATCCGATCAGCGCGATCCGAAGCCATGTCGATGATCGCGGGCCGAACGGAGAGCCCATCTTCAGCCGCGATTGCCCGGAATACACCGTGTCGACGCCTTCGGGCGAGACGCTTGTTGTGTTGCCGAATCATTTCAAGAGCAAGTTCAGCGGCAATAGCTGCGCGAGCCGCGACAAGCGCAGGCTCCAGGCGAGAACAGCGGCCGGGATCTACCGGAGGCTCTGCAGCGAGGGGCACGAGAACGTGGTCGTGCTCGGCGACCTCAACGACACAGCCGACAGCGAGGAGCTCGCCCCGCTCTTCTGCGACACCGACCTCGTCGACGCCGCCCTCCATCCGGCCTTCACCGAGGTCGAGTTCCGGGGAAGGAGCGGCCGCGGCCTCGGCACGTTCGGGCTCGGCAACGACAGCGACAGGATCGACTACATCCTGCTGTCGCCGGCCCTGTCCCGCCGCATGGTCAGGGGAGGGATCTGCCGCAAGGGCGCTTGGCCCGGCGCAAGACCCAAGCGCTGGACGGTGTTCCCGACACTGACCGAGACCGTGCACGCCGCCTCGGACCATCATGCGATCTGGGTCGATCTCGATCTCTGA
- a CDS encoding SDR family oxidoreductase — protein MIGNAAETLDHAYICGVTGNAALYAFTRSLGGAAPNDGLRVVGLSPGPVATDRLVSLMRRKAADRRGDPERWQELFASMPFGRAATPQEIGDMIAFLASPRSSFTSGTIVTIDGGMAARSRAF, from the coding sequence GTGATCGGCAACGCGGCCGAGACGCTCGACCACGCCTATATCTGCGGCGTGACGGGCAACGCCGCTCTCTACGCCTTCACCCGCTCGCTCGGGGGGGCCGCGCCGAACGACGGCCTGCGTGTGGTCGGCCTCTCGCCGGGGCCGGTCGCGACCGACCGGTTGGTTAGCCTGATGCGCCGCAAGGCTGCCGATCGGAGGGGTGATCCCGAGCGGTGGCAGGAGCTGTTCGCGTCCATGCCCTTCGGCCGCGCCGCGACGCCGCAGGAGATCGGCGACATGATCGCCTTCCTCGCAAGCCCCCGATCCAGCTTCACGAGCGGCACGATCGTGACGATCGACGGCGGCATGGCCGCACGCTCGCGCGCCTTCTGA
- a CDS encoding sterol desaturase family protein codes for MITAFGLPEPLLRLGAFVAVLIAMAAWELRRPFRAQARGRGERWPHNLGLVVLDSLVVRVLFPAGAVGAALWAEARGVGLFHLADVPAPVAVPLGILVLDLAIWAQHRLFHAVPALWRLHRVHHADTEFDVTTGLRFHPIEILLSMLIKIAVVVALGAPALGVLLFEVLLNAAAMFSHGNVRLPAPVDAALRRVIVTPDMHRVHHSALKEETDSNFGFCLSVWDRLFGTYRAEPAAGQEGFTIGLETFRDPAELRLDRMLTQPFREAERRPLAAE; via the coding sequence ATGATCACCGCCTTCGGCCTTCCGGAGCCGCTGTTGCGGCTCGGCGCCTTCGTCGCCGTTCTGATCGCGATGGCGGCCTGGGAGCTCCGCCGCCCGTTCCGCGCCCAGGCGCGCGGCCGTGGCGAGCGCTGGCCGCACAATCTCGGCCTTGTCGTGCTCGACAGCCTGGTCGTTCGGGTGCTGTTCCCGGCAGGGGCGGTCGGCGCCGCGCTCTGGGCCGAGGCGCGCGGGGTCGGGCTGTTCCATCTCGCCGACGTTCCGGCCCCGGTTGCCGTGCCGCTCGGAATCCTTGTGCTCGACCTCGCGATTTGGGCCCAGCACCGACTGTTCCACGCCGTGCCCGCGCTGTGGCGCCTGCACCGGGTGCACCATGCCGACACGGAGTTCGACGTCACGACGGGCCTGCGCTTCCACCCGATCGAGATCCTGCTCTCGATGCTGATCAAGATCGCGGTCGTGGTGGCGCTCGGGGCGCCGGCGCTCGGGGTGCTGCTGTTCGAGGTTCTGCTCAACGCGGCCGCGATGTTCAGCCACGGCAATGTGCGCCTGCCCGCGCCTGTCGATGCGGCACTGCGGCGGGTGATCGTCACACCCGACATGCACCGCGTTCACCACAGCGCGCTGAAGGAGGAGACCGACAGCAATTTCGGCTTCTGCCTCTCGGTGTGGGACCGCCTGTTCGGCACCTACCGGGCCGAGCCGGCGGCCGGGCAGGAGGGGTTCACGATTGGGCTCGAGACGTTCCGCGACCCTGCCGAGCTCCGCCTCGACCGGATGCTGACCCAGCCCTTCCGGGAGGCGGAGCGCCGACCGCTTGCGGCGGAGTGA
- a CDS encoding RidA family protein, with protein sequence MPIVTFANPTGMPAPAARYSMTAEVTGASRWVLVSGQLPVAQDGSVPEDYGAQADLVIAHITAALAHHGLGWGNVVKLTTYLTTRAARGPWQERRDALFPGTPPASTQVIVSGLADPRCAIEVEVIAVG encoded by the coding sequence ATGCCGATCGTCACCTTCGCCAACCCTACCGGCATGCCCGCACCTGCTGCGCGCTACAGCATGACGGCAGAGGTCACGGGCGCGTCGCGCTGGGTGCTCGTCAGCGGCCAGTTGCCCGTGGCGCAGGACGGGTCGGTGCCGGAGGACTACGGCGCCCAGGCCGATCTTGTGATCGCGCACATCACGGCCGCGCTCGCCCATCACGGGCTCGGCTGGGGCAATGTGGTGAAGCTCACCACCTATCTCACGACGCGGGCGGCGCGCGGGCCCTGGCAGGAGAGGCGTGACGCCCTGTTCCCGGGCACGCCGCCGGCGAGCACGCAGGTGATCGTCTCTGGCCTCGCCGATCCGCGCTGCGCGATCGAGGTCGAGGTCATCGCGGTCGGCTAA
- a CDS encoding ChaB family protein, with protein MPYATNEDLPPAVRHALPEHAQDIWRAAFNNAWSRLRPGEDEATCHRIAWAAVKRVYVKEGDVWVQRG; from the coding sequence ATGCCCTACGCGACGAACGAGGACCTTCCGCCCGCCGTGCGTCACGCCCTGCCGGAACACGCCCAGGACATCTGGCGGGCGGCTTTCAACAACGCCTGGTCACGGCTCCGGCCGGGCGAGGACGAGGCAACGTGCCACCGGATCGCCTGGGCTGCGGTGAAGCGTGTCTATGTGAAGGAGGGAGATGTCTGGGTCCAGCGTGGATAG
- a CDS encoding DUF3253 domain-containing protein has translation MTADRTAIERTILALCAARGPERSICPSEVARALAGDDEKVWRLLMHPVREEALRLARAGRVEILRKGKTQDPNAGIRGVIRLRIAGGEREG, from the coding sequence ATGACGGCTGACCGCACCGCGATTGAGCGGACGATCCTAGCTCTCTGCGCCGCACGGGGGCCGGAGCGGAGCATCTGCCCCTCCGAGGTGGCGCGTGCGCTGGCCGGCGACGACGAGAAGGTCTGGCGCCTCCTGATGCATCCCGTGCGCGAGGAGGCGCTCCGGCTCGCCCGAGCGGGGCGGGTCGAGATCCTCCGCAAGGGGAAGACGCAGGACCCGAATGCTGGCATCCGCGGCGTGATCCGCCTCCGGATCGCGGGCGGTGAGCGCGAGGGGTGA
- a CDS encoding trypsin-like peptidase domain-containing protein, giving the protein MRPFFALLLASATLTGVPALAGEDRRADAPDRSGTAAIDAAMATLAQMRAQASAEASELVAAIQRRLAALGYDPGPPDGVIGARTQSALAAFQSDRGLPPTGLIDGPTIAALRSAAPAGSVEGPDGKPPPIAAAPRQGAAVVPGKPPPPTGPDRPEPIRGTGAATPPQGQRPSPVPQDPFAQRPMQRASTGTGFVVAEVRLLTNQHVVANCRAVIGVFPENRRHPLTVLAADAQRDLALLSAPRDAGPALAFRDGPPRRGDEVVTYGFPLTGILGSGPTLTTGDVSALTGLRDDPNTFIISAPVQSGNSGGPLLDRSGNVIGVVVAKLNAQRVAERIGDLPQNVNIAIHGRVAMDFLRRHGITPRTAPFTGTRPAAEVGEIAHPSTVLIECMR; this is encoded by the coding sequence ATGCGGCCCTTCTTCGCCCTTCTCCTCGCCTCGGCCACGCTCACCGGCGTGCCCGCGCTCGCGGGCGAGGACAGGCGAGCGGATGCGCCCGACCGAAGCGGCACAGCGGCGATCGATGCTGCGATGGCGACGCTCGCCCAGATGCGTGCCCAGGCCTCAGCGGAGGCAAGCGAGCTCGTCGCCGCCATCCAGAGGCGGCTCGCGGCTCTCGGCTATGACCCCGGCCCGCCCGACGGCGTGATCGGGGCGCGCACCCAGTCGGCGCTCGCCGCGTTCCAGAGCGACCGCGGCCTTCCGCCGACCGGCCTGATCGACGGGCCAACCATCGCCGCCCTGCGTTCCGCCGCGCCGGCGGGCAGCGTCGAGGGCCCTGACGGCAAGCCGCCGCCGATCGCAGCGGCGCCGCGGCAGGGCGCGGCCGTCGTGCCGGGCAAACCACCGCCGCCAACCGGCCCGGACAGGCCGGAGCCGATCCGCGGCACCGGGGCAGCGACACCGCCGCAGGGGCAACGCCCATCCCCCGTTCCGCAGGACCCGTTCGCCCAGCGCCCGATGCAGCGGGCGAGCACCGGCACCGGGTTCGTCGTGGCGGAGGTGCGGCTGCTGACCAACCAGCATGTCGTGGCGAACTGCCGGGCGGTGATCGGCGTCTTCCCCGAGAACCGACGCCACCCCCTGACCGTTCTCGCCGCCGACGCCCAGCGCGACCTCGCCCTTCTCTCGGCCCCGCGCGACGCCGGCCCTGCGCTTGCCTTCCGCGACGGCCCGCCGCGCCGTGGCGACGAGGTCGTCACCTACGGCTTCCCGCTCACCGGGATCCTCGGCAGCGGGCCGACGCTCACCACCGGCGATGTCAGCGCGCTCACCGGGCTGCGCGACGACCCCAATACCTTCATCATCTCCGCGCCCGTGCAGAGCGGCAACTCGGGCGGGCCGCTGCTCGACCGTTCCGGCAATGTCATCGGCGTCGTCGTCGCCAAGCTGAATGCCCAGCGCGTGGCGGAGCGGATCGGCGACCTGCCGCAGAACGTCAACATCGCGATCCATGGCCGGGTGGCGATGGACTTCCTCCGTCGCCACGGCATCACGCCGCGCACCGCGCCCTTCACGGGAACGCGCCCGGCGGCGGAGGTGGGCGAGATCGCACATCCCTCGACCGTCCTGATCGAGTGCATGCGCTGA
- the apaG gene encoding Co2+/Mg2+ efflux protein ApaG yields the protein MSEGGYSATTRGIRVSVEPFFLEEQSSPEDGRYVWAYRVEIVNEGSETVQLTHRTWSITDARGRVQKVHGPGVVGEQPVLAPGERFEYTSGAPLSTPSGFMQGAYHMVVRDTGETFDAVIPAFSLDSPHAEMRRH from the coding sequence ATGAGTGAGGGCGGCTACAGTGCGACCACACGCGGAATTCGCGTCTCGGTCGAGCCCTTCTTCCTCGAGGAGCAGTCCTCGCCCGAGGACGGCCGCTACGTCTGGGCCTATCGGGTGGAGATCGTCAACGAGGGCAGCGAGACCGTGCAGCTGACCCACCGCACCTGGTCGATCACCGATGCGCGCGGGCGGGTGCAGAAGGTTCACGGCCCCGGCGTGGTGGGCGAACAGCCTGTGCTCGCTCCCGGCGAGAGGTTCGAATACACCTCCGGCGCTCCCTTGAGCACGCCGTCGGGCTTCATGCAGGGCGCCTACCACATGGTCGTGCGCGACACGGGCGAGACCTTCGATGCCGTGATCCCGGCCTTCTCGCTTGACAGCCCGCATGCGGAGATGCGGCGCCACTAG
- a CDS encoding zinc-ribbon domain-containing protein gives MLIVCPNCAARYEVAEGVIGPSGKNVRCARCGTVWLARSAAVIAPETPVPWPEPPVRPGATDLGGPPPSPHSPRPDPGRAERPSAPPAEEARAAGEDDRAPRPRSLAAAALIGWVATVVLLAVAGWGAYAYREAVIAAWPPSERLYLALGLRS, from the coding sequence ATGCTGATCGTCTGCCCGAACTGCGCTGCGCGCTACGAGGTCGCCGAGGGGGTGATCGGCCCCTCCGGGAAGAACGTCCGCTGCGCACGGTGCGGCACGGTCTGGCTCGCCCGAAGCGCTGCGGTCATCGCCCCCGAGACGCCGGTGCCGTGGCCGGAGCCGCCGGTCCGCCCCGGAGCCACCGACCTCGGCGGTCCTCCGCCTTCGCCACACTCGCCGCGTCCGGATCCGGGCCGCGCCGAACGCCCATCCGCGCCGCCGGCAGAGGAGGCGCGGGCGGCAGGTGAGGACGACCGGGCGCCGCGCCCCCGGTCGCTTGCCGCGGCCGCCCTCATCGGCTGGGTCGCCACGGTTGTTCTGCTCGCGGTGGCAGGTTGGGGCGCCTATGCCTATCGCGAGGCGGTGATCGCCGCCTGGCCGCCGAGCGAGCGCCTCTATCTCGCCCTCGGGCTGCGTTCCTGA
- a CDS encoding helix-turn-helix domain-containing protein yields MRRVSRREPGRVPQEGRRHTPKPGAIDRHVGARIRERRLMLGLSQQELAEAIGVTYQQAHKYERGLNRIAAGRLYEIAHALGVPISWFFDGLDSDQEPAPLTQRQRLWLEVARNFAQISNERHQLALSQMARALAEAEARRDEPPRPG; encoded by the coding sequence ATGCGTAGGGTGTCTCGAAGAGAGCCCGGTCGCGTCCCGCAGGAAGGCCGTCGCCACACGCCCAAGCCCGGCGCGATTGACCGGCATGTCGGCGCGCGGATACGCGAACGCCGCCTGATGCTCGGCCTGTCGCAGCAGGAGCTCGCGGAGGCGATCGGCGTCACCTACCAGCAGGCGCACAAATACGAACGCGGTCTGAACCGGATCGCCGCCGGCAGGCTCTACGAGATCGCCCACGCACTCGGCGTGCCGATCAGCTGGTTCTTTGACGGACTCGATTCCGACCAGGAGCCGGCGCCGCTGACGCAGCGGCAGCGTCTGTGGCTCGAGGTCGCGCGGAACTTCGCCCAGATCAGCAACGAGCGGCACCAGCTCGCGCTGTCTCAGATGGCGCGGGCGCTCGCCGAGGCAGAGGCGCGACGGGACGAGCCGCCCCGCCCCGGATGA
- a CDS encoding alpha/beta fold hydrolase yields the protein MTQRTITTTDGVRLAVEDTGSGTAILFVHEFAGDMRSFEPQVRFFSRMYRCVTFNARGYPPSDVPPEPERYSQERARDDIRDVMDGLGIQGAHIVGVSMGGFAALHFGLAYPYRARSLVLGGVGYGAPAEKRAQFAEECEAAARRFETLPIAEAAASYGRGPTRVQFENKDPRGYAEFLSALAEHDPTGLANTLRGVQKRRPSIFDLAEELRALAVPSLIITGDEDDPCLETSLFMKRQIPSSGLVVLPCTGHTLNLEEPAAFNDALARFFAAVELGRWPRRDPRSTTGAILGAR from the coding sequence ATGACGCAGCGGACCATCACGACGACCGACGGCGTGCGCCTCGCCGTCGAGGACACGGGCTCGGGCACGGCGATCCTGTTCGTGCACGAGTTCGCGGGCGACATGCGCAGTTTCGAGCCGCAGGTGCGGTTCTTTTCGCGGATGTACCGCTGCGTGACGTTCAACGCGCGCGGCTATCCGCCCTCCGACGTTCCGCCGGAGCCGGAGCGCTATAGCCAGGAGCGCGCACGCGACGACATCCGCGACGTGATGGACGGGCTCGGCATCCAGGGGGCGCACATCGTCGGCGTCTCGATGGGCGGGTTCGCGGCGCTGCATTTCGGCCTCGCCTATCCCTACCGGGCGCGGTCGCTCGTGCTCGGCGGTGTCGGCTACGGGGCGCCGGCGGAGAAGCGGGCGCAATTCGCCGAGGAGTGCGAGGCGGCGGCGCGGCGCTTCGAGACGCTGCCGATCGCGGAGGCGGCCGCGAGCTACGGCCGCGGGCCGACGCGCGTCCAGTTCGAGAACAAGGACCCGCGCGGCTATGCCGAGTTCCTGAGCGCTCTCGCCGAGCATGACCCGACGGGTTTGGCGAACACGCTGCGCGGCGTGCAAAAGCGGCGGCCGAGCATCTTCGACCTCGCTGAGGAGCTGCGTGCCCTCGCCGTGCCGAGCCTGATCATCACCGGCGATGAGGACGACCCCTGCCTCGAGACGAGCCTGTTCATGAAGCGGCAGATCCCCTCCTCCGGCCTCGTCGTCCTGCCCTGCACCGGGCACACGCTCAACCTCGAGGAGCCGGCCGCCTTCAACGACGCGCTCGCACGGTTCTTCGCTGCCGTCGAGCTCGGACGCTGGCCGCGGCGCGACCCGCGCTCGACGACGGGAGCGATCCTCGGCGCGCGCTGA
- a CDS encoding Bug family tripartite tricarboxylate transporter substrate binding protein, with the protein MTARLSRAAAALLLALSAALPAAAQEPLRLIVCAPAGSTVDITARLWAEALKDRLGQPVVVEPRAGAGGMVGVEAVARARPDGLTALVCFPGSFTMRPHLGQPMPVDPNTALTPVALLATAPFVFAADARLGRTLPEFIARAKAPGADLSYASVGNGSLAHLGMELFKARTGVAMVHVPYRGSPEAVADMLAGRIAAFITPLSAVAGHIEAGRIAALFTTGPARLPQLPAVPTAREAGLPDLTVVTWHGLFLPAATPEAAVARLSQAVLAAAREDQALRDGLARAGSDLPVTTPAEAKAHIAAESAIWARVIAEAGIKAD; encoded by the coding sequence ATGACCGCACGCCTAAGCCGCGCCGCAGCCGCACTTCTCCTCGCGCTTTCCGCCGCCCTGCCGGCGGCGGCGCAGGAGCCGCTTCGCCTGATCGTCTGCGCTCCCGCCGGCTCGACGGTGGACATCACCGCCCGCCTCTGGGCCGAGGCGCTGAAGGACCGGCTCGGCCAGCCTGTGGTGGTCGAGCCGCGCGCGGGAGCAGGCGGCATGGTGGGGGTCGAGGCCGTCGCCCGGGCCCGGCCTGACGGGCTGACGGCGCTCGTCTGCTTCCCGGGAAGCTTCACCATGCGGCCGCATCTCGGCCAGCCGATGCCGGTCGATCCGAACACGGCGCTCACGCCGGTCGCTCTGCTCGCGACAGCCCCCTTCGTGTTCGCCGCCGATGCGCGGCTCGGCCGGACGCTGCCCGAGTTCATTGCGCGCGCGAAGGCCCCGGGGGCCGACCTCTCCTATGCCTCGGTCGGCAACGGCAGCCTCGCCCATCTAGGCATGGAACTCTTTAAGGCCCGAACCGGGGTGGCGATGGTGCACGTGCCCTATCGCGGCAGCCCCGAGGCGGTCGCCGACATGCTCGCCGGACGGATCGCCGCCTTCATCACCCCGCTCTCCGCCGTCGCCGGCCACATCGAGGCGGGGCGGATCGCTGCCCTGTTCACCACCGGCCCCGCGCGCCTGCCGCAGCTCCCGGCGGTGCCGACAGCGCGCGAGGCGGGGTTGCCGGACCTCACGGTGGTGACCTGGCACGGGCTGTTCCTTCCCGCCGCCACGCCGGAGGCGGCTGTGGCGCGGCTGTCGCAGGCCGTGCTCGCCGCCGCGCGGGAGGACCAGGCGCTCCGCGACGGCCTCGCCCGCGCCGGCTCCGACCTTCCCGTCACGACGCCAGCGGAGGCCAAGGCGCATATCGCCGCGGAGAGTGCCATCTGGGCGCGCGTGATCGCCGAAGCGGGGATCAAGGCGGACTGA
- the metZ gene encoding O-succinylhomoserine sulfhydrylase: protein MTARSYRPATLAVHAGQTRSQHGETAEALFLTSGFVYDSAAQAEATFLGTEQHYQYSRFGNPTVAMFEERLAALEGAEACRATATGMAAVASAMLAHLKAGDRVVASRALFGSCHWIVSTLLPKFGIETEFVDGSDLSAWRSALSRPAHAVLLETPSNPCLEIVDLRAVCDLAHAAGATVMVDNVFATPLLQRPLAFGADVVLYSATKHIDGQGRCLGGAVLSSKAWIEGTLQAFLRNTGPAISPFNAWVMLKGLETLSLRVAAMCRSAAQIADFLAGQPGITRVLYPGRADHPQHALAMSQMSAGGTIVSFELAGGKAAAFRLIDSLRLIRISNNLGDAKSIITHPATTTHLKIGAEERARLGISDGLVRLSVGLEDPADLEEDLAQALASAAVARAAE from the coding sequence ATGACCGCACGCAGCTATCGCCCCGCCACCCTCGCTGTCCATGCCGGGCAGACGCGCAGCCAGCATGGCGAGACGGCGGAGGCGCTCTTCCTCACCTCAGGCTTCGTCTACGACAGCGCCGCCCAGGCCGAGGCCACCTTTCTCGGCACGGAGCAGCACTACCAGTATTCCCGCTTTGGCAACCCCACCGTCGCGATGTTCGAGGAACGCCTCGCCGCGCTCGAAGGCGCCGAGGCCTGCCGCGCCACGGCCACCGGGATGGCAGCCGTCGCCTCCGCCATGCTCGCGCATCTGAAGGCAGGCGATCGCGTCGTCGCCTCGCGGGCTCTGTTCGGCTCCTGCCACTGGATCGTCTCGACGCTCTTGCCCAAGTTCGGCATCGAGACCGAGTTCGTCGACGGCAGCGACCTCTCGGCATGGCGCAGCGCCCTCTCACGCCCGGCGCATGCCGTACTCCTCGAGACACCCTCGAACCCTTGCCTCGAAATTGTCGATCTCCGCGCCGTCTGCGACCTCGCCCATGCCGCCGGGGCGACGGTGATGGTCGACAACGTGTTCGCCACCCCGCTTCTGCAGCGGCCGCTGGCCTTCGGCGCCGACGTGGTGCTCTACTCGGCAACGAAGCACATCGACGGCCAGGGCCGCTGTCTCGGCGGGGCCGTGCTCTCCTCGAAGGCCTGGATCGAGGGGACGCTTCAGGCCTTCCTCCGCAACACCGGCCCGGCGATCAGCCCGTTCAATGCCTGGGTGATGCTGAAGGGACTTGAGACGCTGTCGCTGCGGGTGGCGGCGATGTGCCGCTCCGCCGCGCAGATCGCCGATTTCCTTGCGGGGCAGCCCGGTATCACGCGGGTGCTCTATCCCGGGCGGGCTGACCATCCGCAGCACGCACTCGCGATGTCCCAGATGTCGGCCGGCGGAACGATCGTCTCTTTCGAGCTCGCGGGCGGGAAGGCGGCGGCGTTCCGCCTGATCGATTCGCTACGGCTGATCCGGATAAGCAACAATCTCGGCGACGCGAAGTCGATCATCACCCACCCGGCGACGACGACGCACCTCAAGATCGGCGCGGAGGAGCGGGCGCGCCTCGGCATCTCGGACGGGCTCGTGCGCCTCTCCGTCGGCCTCGAGGACCCGGCCGACCTCGAGGAGGATCTCGCCCAGGCTCTCGCCTCGGCCGCGGTCGCGCGGGCGGCTGAGTGA